In the genome of Salmo trutta chromosome 18, fSalTru1.1, whole genome shotgun sequence, one region contains:
- the LOC115153099 gene encoding tight junction-associated protein 1-like produces the protein MTSAAPARKPYRKAPPQHRETRNSLPLFREDLSGSTPPAHTAGPNLPDPCQDSLSDADRIKILQQQNEDLRRRLSHTTHKMEAMETEFETSRHYMREEMGRTRDDLEKMRDKFRRLQNSYTASQRANQDLEEKLHALLRKVERDKKTMDQEIVELTNKLLDAKNTIDKLEELNERYRQDCNLAVQLLKCNKSHFRNHKFADLPYELQDMVNKHMKASLPDKSSQGAQGQDSDTMSLTPADVVPTSVIARILEKPEPLVLNSAQSSSSAGRPQAEDVFVHVDMTGHQAGGGGRENGGPGHSSRAPAQSSQAQELLQQNGMCRSQSSLSADGQSGEEGREGGAFEKLNPYPAPPPPHPLYPGRKVIEFSSDDKVKIPKNSPLPNCTYATRQAISLSLVQNDEENERQRTVPNSPAVSDGGWRSGTSSSSGGGGQRDPCRTPTQLDTADPLSNQSSPFSSPPQPPSAFASSGSSEEDLLANWQRMFVEKMAPPSDSTLVNRTSFSSETVKDLERTRTGKPVGGGSDRGALRGAYSDGEEGSSTRSWTASRESSLDTDTSSMADLRTRRGHYGADFSTEESEQLLMALDPLDNDRDNTSGDTVSTAITVETSPAEAKRNDFVDETGSVGSSAEERDILPQDFPVIAPRVLAGLEDYTKNTPPLSANSSTSTPGRPLKSPKRMGVHHLHRKDSLTRAQEHGNLLD, from the exons GATCCTGCAGCAGCAGAATGAAGACCTGCGCCGGCGGCTCTCCCACACCACCCACAAGATGGAGGCCATGGAGACGGAGTTTGAGACCAGCCGCCACTACATGCGGGAGGAGATGGGTCGTACCCGCGACGACCTGGAGAAGATGAGAGACAAGTTCCGCAG ACTGCAGAACAGCTACACTGCCTCCCAGCGGGCCAACCAGGACCTGGAGGAGAAGCTTCATGCCCTG CTCCGTAAAGTAGAGAGGGACAAGAAGACCATGGACCAGGAGATAGTGGAGCTCACCAACAAACTCCTGGATGCCAAGAACACCATTGACAAGCTGGAGGAGTTGAAC GAGCGCTATCGGCAAGATTGCAATTTGGCCGTGCAGCTGTTGAAGTGCAATAAGTCCCATTTCAGAAACCACAAGTTTGCAGAT CTGCCCTATGAGCTGCAGGACATGGTGAACAAGCACATGAAGGCCAGTCTGCCGGATAAGAGTTCCCAGGGGGCCCAGGGCCAGGACTCCGACACCATGAGCCTGACCCCCGCTGACGTGGTGCCCACCTCAGTCATTGCCCGCATCCTGGAGAAGCCTGAGCCTCTGGTGCTCAACTCTGCCCAGTCCAGCAGCAGCGCAGGCCGGCCCCAGGCAGAGGACGTGTTTGTGCATGTGGACATGACTGGGCACCAGgcaggaggagggggtagagagaacgGGGGTCCCGGTCACAGCAGCAGGGCCCCAGCCCAGAGCAGCCAGGCCCAGGAGCTCCTCCAGCAGAATGGCATGTGTCGGAGCCAGAGCAGCCTGTCAGCAGACGGCCAAtcaggagaggagggtagagagggtggtGCCTTCGAGAAGCTCAACCCCTACCCAGCCCCCCCTCCGCCCCACCCCCTCTATCCCGGCCGCAAGGTGATTGAGTTCTCCTCGGACGACAAggtgaagatccccaagaacagcCCCCTGCCCAACTGCACCTACGCAACGCGCCAGGCCATCTCCCTCAGCCTGGTGCAGAACGACGAGGAGAACGAGCGCCAGCGCACCGTGCCAAACAGCCCCGCCGTGTCGGACGGGGGCTGGCGATCTGGGACGTCGTCGTCCTCAGGGGGAGGGGGGCAGCGGGACCCCTGCCGCACCCCTACTCAGCTAGACACAGCAGACCCCCTCTCCAACCAGTCCAGCCCCTTTAGCAGCCCCCCTCAGCCCCCCAGCGCCTTTGCCAGCTCAGGTAGCTCTGAGGAGGACCTGCTGGCCAACTGGCAGCGTATGTTTGTGGAGAAGATGGCACCACCCTCTGACAGCACCCTGGTCAACCGCACCTCCTTCAGCAGCGAGACGGTCAAGGACCTGGAGAGGACCCGGACCGGCAAGCCAGTGGGCGGGGGTTCCGACAGGGGGGCGCTACGGGGGGCCTACTCGGACGGGGAGGAGGGGTCCTCCACCCGCAGCTGGACAGCAAGCCGAGAGTCCAGCCTGGACACTGACACCAGCAGCATGGCTGACCTCCGCACCAGGAGGGGGCATTACGGAGCAGACTTCTCCACAGAGGAGAGCGAGCAACTGCTGATGGCCCTGGACCCACTGGACAACGACCGAGACAACACCAGTGGCGACACCGTGTCAACGGCCATCACCGTGGAGACCAGCCCGGCGGAGGCAAAGAGGAATGATTTTGTGGACGAGACTGGGTCTGtaggcagctctgcagaggagagagacatccTGCCACAGGACTTCCCCGTCATAGCCCCCCGGGTCCTGGCAGGGCTAGAGGACTACACAAAGAACACCCCTCCCCTTTCCGCAAACTCCTCCACTTCCACCCCCGGCCGACCCCTGAAGAGCCCAAAGAGGATGGGAGTCCACCACCTGCACCGCAAAGACAGCCTGACCCGGGCACAGGAGCATGGTAACCTGCTGGACTGA